A DNA window from Uranotaenia lowii strain MFRU-FL unplaced genomic scaffold, ASM2978415v1 HiC_scaffold_237, whole genome shotgun sequence contains the following coding sequences:
- the LOC129759663 gene encoding uncharacterized protein LOC129759663, with protein sequence MTLIREGTWRGVQPFENQEVDPEMSEQELATICLSLEKNNYSILQKATGARDAWDRSHVRGRSKITVFFEGHGSIEYYVDELVTTANNLCEIGFEVNDQWLGSLPLKGLPSYYSLMIMGLQHLGLNLQVLQDVKWPIDGAQIEEALFTKQKQRRPNSGVGFKREKRCFSCGGLGHFAADCPQQVKQSNKTKSKKALVAMLAVRKASCHMARSTANFKRLETYEQSVDTANNQSMMSDAKGLVNLELAEGPIEFRDVVLVPDLATNLLSIGCKVEDDDNGAIIASGTEVDGLYKLNRKHGDEMSFLTTEASIWHRRLGHLNQKSMRKLESMTKWSFRTDDPNTRREGQENDERCRVGQTFLSGGRVNHGILGQPKSCQSTGIDDS encoded by the exons ATGACCCTCATCAGAGAAGGAACGTGGCGTGGCGTTCAACCGTTCGAAAACCAGGAAGTGGATCCGGAAATGAGCGAACAGGAGCTGGCGACGATTTGCCTGTCGTTAGAGAAGAACAACTACAGCATCCTGCAGAAGGCAACCGGCGCGAGAGACGCATGGGATCGCTCCCATGTCAGAGGGCGTTCCAAGATAACGGTCTTCTTCGAAGGT CATGGTTCCATTGAATACTACGTGGACGAACTGGTGACAACGGCGAATAATCTTTGCGAGATCGGATTTGAGGTGAACGACCAGTGGCTTGGGTCGTTGCCACTCAAGGGGCTCCCATCGTATTACAGTCTAATGATTATGGGACTCCAGCACCTGGGATTGAACTTACAGGTTCTACAGGATGTCAAGTGGCCGATAGATGGCGCTCAAATCGAAGAAGCACTTTTCACGAAGCAGAAGCAAAGGCGACCGAACAGCGGCGTTGGATTCAAGAGAGAAAAACGGTGTTTTTCTTGCGGAGGTCTTGGCCATTTCGCTGCTGATTGTCCCCAGCAGGTGAAGCAAAGCAACAAAACGAAATCGAAGAAAGCTCTGGTTGCTATGTTGGCCGTTCGAAAAG CAAGTTGTCACATGGCGAGGAGCACAGCGAACTTCAAGAGGTTGGAGACTTACGAACAATCGGTGGACACGGCGAACAACCAAAGCATGATGTCAGACGCCAAAGGGTTGGTGAATCTCGAACTAGCAGAAGGACCAATCGAATTTCGAGATGTGGTGCTTGTTCCAGATTTGGCAACCAATCTTCTCTCAATCG GCTGCAAGGTGGAAGACGACGACAACGGCGCAATTATTGCATCCGGTACTGAAGTCGACGGTCTGTACAAATTGAATCGCAAGCATGGTGATGAGATGTCGTTTTTAACAACTGAAGCAAGTATCTGGCACCGACGGCTTGGTCATCTGAACCAGAAAAGTATGCGGAAGCTCGAAAGCATG ACCAAATGGAGTTTCCGAACGGATGATCCGAACACTCGTCGAGAAGGCCAGGAAAATGATGAACGATGCCGGGTTGGACAAACGTTTTTGAGCGGAGGCCGTGTCAACCACGGCATACTTGGTCAACCGAAGTCCTGTCAGTCAACTGGAATCGATGACTCCTGA